A window of Cellulomonas sp. SLBN-39 genomic DNA:
TGCGTCACGAGGGACTCGAAGAGCGCTCCCAACCACGTGCCGGTCTGCGCGGCGACCCGGGTGCCGTCGCCGCGCAGCAGGCCGTCCGCGCCGACGCCGACGAGGCGCGCGGCGATCGCCGGGTCGACGAGGTGGTGCTTGGGTCCGCGGGTCAGCCGCCGGAGCGGGGCGAACGTGGGGGACCACGCAGGTAGGGGGTCGAGCACGAAGAGCCGTTCCAGGTGGTCACGGTAGGTGTCGACGGTCTGCCGGGCGGGCTTCTTGGTCTCCCCCGCGGTCGCGGCGTCGAGAATGGTCGACCAGGAGGCGTCCGTCGCTGTCGCCGCGCCGTACGCGGCGAGCCAGGCGCGCAACGTCCGAGGTCGGCGGACGGCGACCCCGTTCTCAGGGAGCTCACGGTCGACGATGCGGGTCACGTAGCTGTCGAGCTGGACCTGGCGCGCGCGCTGCGGAAGGTCGCGGATCCCGGGGAAGCCCGAGCGCAGGATCTCCTCGGTGTAGGTCGCGAGGTCGACGTCCGTCGCTCCGTCGACGTCCGGCCGTCCGCCAGCGAGGAGCGCGCGCAGCGAGACGGTCGGCTCCCCGAGGCCCCTCTCGCTCACGGCGAGCGGACGCATGGGGAGGCTGACGATCCGGCCGGCTCCGGAGTGGATGCGGGTGCCGGGGGCGGGCCCGGCGGAACCTGTGAGCAAGAACCGTCCGCCCGTGCCGTCGTCGTCGACCGCGTGCCGGACCCGGTCCCAGATCGCCGGGACGAGCTGCCACTCGTCGACGAGCACGGGCGCAGGCGCGGCGGTCACGAGATCGAGATCGGCCTCCAGGACCTCGCGGCGTCGTGGGTCGGTGAGAGTGAGGATCGTGGCTGCGCGCTGGGTCGCCGTCGCGGTCTTGCCGACTCCCTTGGCGCCTTCGAGCGCGATCGCGCCGAGGTGCTCGAACAGCTCGTCGATCAGGTCGTCCACGACGCGGCGGCGATACACCATGCCGCCAATCTAACAGCTGGACGGGCTTCTATCTAACAAACGGACGCGTTCCTATCTAACAGACGGACGTCATCGGATCATGCAAACGGACGACAGCCCGCCGGTGGCAGCCGCAGCGGCCCGTCTGGCGTCGCACGTGCGACAACAAATGCTCAGCATGCTGAGCGATCGGTAGAGTGCTCGGATGACCGCCGCGCCGTCCAGCCGCCTCCCTGGCGACCAGCCCGCTCCGACCCGCTCCCTCGCCCGGCGGGCGGGCCTCGGCCTGCGCGCCCTCGTCGGTGCTGCCCTCGTCGTCGCACCCGTGGCCGTCGTCGCCAGCACCGGCGACACCGTCGCCCACCAGCACCCCGCGCTCGCGGTGCTGCTCGCCGTCAGCCTGCTGGCCGGGGTGCTCGTGCTCGTCCGCGGCGTCGTGCTGGCCCGCCGCCCGGCGCGACCTGCCGGGCGCCGCGTCCTGCGCGCCGTCGGCGCCGTCGCCGGGTACGGCGCGCTCGCCGTCCTCGCAGGCGTGGCGTGGTGGCTGCGGCCGTTCCCCGCCACGGACGTCGCGCTCGCGGCCCTGGCGCCGGACGACGCCGTGGACGTCCAGGAGACCGCCGGCTGGTACGCGTTCGTCCCGCAGGGCACCGAGCCCACCACCGGCCTCGTGTACTCCCCGGGCGCCCGCGTCGACGTCCGCGCCACCGCCGCCGTGCTCCGCCCGCTCGCCGAGGCCGGGTACCTGGTGGTCGCGCTCAAGGAGCCGCTGGGCATCGCGCTGACCTCGCCCGACCAGTCCGCGCAGGCGATGGCCGCGTTCGACGGCGTCGACCGGTGGGCCGTCGGCGGGCACTCCCTGGGCGGGGTCGCCGCCGCGCAGTTCGCCGCCGGCCACGACGACGAGGTCGACGGCCTGCTGCTGCACGCGTCGTACCCGATCGGCGACATGAGCGGCGCGGACCTGCTGGTCACGTCCGTGTGGGCGGGCGAGGACGGCCTGACGACGGCTGCGGACGTCGAGGCGTCGCGGGCGAACCTGCCCGCCACCACGCGGTTCGTCGAGGTGCCGGGCGCCGTGCACGCCTTCTTCGCGGACTACGGCCCCCAGCCGGGCGACGGCACGCCCCTCGTCCCGCGCGAGCAGGCCCAGGCCGAGATCCTCACGGCCGACCTCGCCCTCCTCGCCTCCGTCGCCGGGTGACACGCCCCGAGCACGCGTCGTGGGCCCACGGGCCGACGCTCGACGAGCTCGATCCGCCCGCCTCGCCCGCGGCGCCGCCCGACGCCACGCGGCTGGTCAGGCGTGCCCACGAGCTGCGGACCGTCCCGGTCGAGCAGCTCACGACCGAGGACCTGCGGCTGCTGCTCGGGCAGCGCGTCGCCCCGGCCGTTCTCGTCCCGCGGGCGCTCGACCTGCTCGCCGACGACCCGTGGTGCGAGGGGCACATGTACCCCGGCGACCTGCTGAGCGCCGTGCTTCGGCTGCCTGCCGACCACTGGGCCCGGCACCCGGAGGACCTCGTCCGTGTGCGGGGCGTTCTCGTGAGGGTCGACCCGGGGCACCCTGAGCACCCGGGCACGGACGGGCCGCTGGGGCAGGCGTTGGTGGCCTGGCAGGAGCCCGGCGGCCGTTGACCGGGCAGCCGTCGCAGGTCCCGGTGTTGCGGGCGGTGGTGTGACGCACGGCAGGTCAGCCCCGAGGCGGGGCGTGAGAGGGCCTCTGACCTGGGCAGACGTCGGTCGGGCCTCGTCGGGACCGGGACGATCGGCGTTCCGCGGGGCGTGCCGCGGACGTAGGCTCGGCGCGTGGCCACCTTCTCCGCTGTGACGCGTCAGCACATCCTCCAGGCGATCGCGGAGTACGACACCCGGGGCCGGGACGACTTCCTCGGGGTCTACGGCTTCACGCCCTCGACGGCGGCGACGTTCGAGCACGAGGGCCGCTCGTACGACTCCGGCGCCGTGCTCGGCGTCGCGCACCGGCACGCGACGGGCCGCCTGGCCACGTCGGACGAGTTCGCCAGCAGCGTCGACGCCGCGTCGTCCATCCTGCGCAAGCGCGGGTTCGAGGTCACCGCCCCCGCGGCCCGCCCCGCCGCGCCCGTCCGCGCCGAGCCGCGCAAGCGCACCCAGAGCGCGCAGCCCGCCAAGCCGGCGCGCAAGTCCAACGCCGCCCCCGAGGCCCCGCCGGTCCTGTGCCCGACGTGCTCGATGGTCCTGCCGGCGACGGGCTTCTGCGACTACTGCTCCTGATCGAGTCTCCGTCTACTCCTCACGGCGTAGGCAGGACGGTCCCGCGGGATGACGCGCACCGGGGTCTGCGTGGCGCACGATCGACGCAGACGCCGCGCAGCACCCTGCCCGGCACACCGCCCCCGACGACCGGAGACGCCATGAGCCACGACGTGCGCACCGCCCCGCCCCGCCTGCGGCCCGCCGTGCCCCCGGTCGCGCACCCCGTCGGCCACCCCGCCGCCGCTCCGGGCGCCGATCGCGGCACCGTCCGCTACGTGCTCGTCACGGCCCTGCTCGTCGTCGCCGCGGTGACCTCCGGCGGCCTGCTCTCCGCGGTGGCGCTGGCTCTGCCCTGACCCGACCGGCCGCCCGCGGGCGCCCGCCCGGTCAGCGGCGCGTGCGGCGCGCCCAGGCGAGGACCGGCAGGAGCAGCAGCGACAGCGCACCGCCCGCGAGGGCGAGGGCCGTCCAGCTCGTCGCCTGCATCACCAGGCCGGACGCGACCCCGCCGCCGGCGCCGCTGAGCGCCACGAGCACGTCGATCGACCCCTGCGTCCTCGCCCGGTCGGCCGGCGTGGTCGCGTCGACGACCAGCGCGGTCCCGGCGATGAGCCCGATGTTCCAGCCCAGCCCGAGCAGCGTCAGCGAGAGCAGCATCATCGGCGTCGAGCCCGTCGGCGCGAGCGCTCCGGTCACCCCCGCGAGCAGCAGCACGACCGCCGCGGAGACGGCCATCGGCGTGCGGCCCACGCGGTCGACGAGGCGACCCGTGACGAGCGACGGCAGGTACATCGCGCCGATGTGCACCGAGATGACCAGGCCGATCGTCGACAGGTCGTGGTGGTGGGTGCGCATGTGCACGGGCGTCATCGTCATGATCGCGACCATCGCGATCTGCGTGAGCACCATGACGGTGGCGCCGACGGTCGCTCCCACGCCGGCCCGGGGCGCGGCGCGGGGCGTCCCGTCGGGGTGCGCGTCCGCGTCCGTCGCGGCGGTCTGCTCGTCGAGGTGGCGGGCGACGAGGAACGGGTCGGGGCGCAGCAGCGCCAGCAGCACAGCACCCGCAGCCAGGTACGCGACGCCGGCGAGCACGAACGGGCCCGCCAGCGCGGGCAGGCCGGCGCGCTCGGCGAGCACGCCCAGCGGTCCGACGAGGTTGGGCCCCGCGACCGCGCCGAGCGTCGTCGAGACCAGGGCGACCGACACCGCCGTGCCCCGGCCCTCCGCGGGCGCGAGGTCGGCGCCCGCGTACCGGGCCTGCAGGTTGGTGGCCGACCCGGCTCCGTAGACGAGCAGCGACACCAGCAGCAGGGGCACGCTCCCGGTCGCCGCCGCGGCCACGACCCCGAACGCTCCGAGCCCGCCCGCACCGAACCCCGCGGCCAGGCCCGGGCGGCGTCCGGACCGCTGCGTCAGCCGCCCCACGCCGAACGCCGTGATCGCCGCCCCGAGCGTGAACAGCGCGATCGGCAGCCCGCTGAGCCCGGGCACGCCGAGCATCTGCTCCGCGAGCAGGGCACCGACCGTGATCCCCGCCGCGAGTCCCGCCCCGCCGAGCACCTGGCTGGCCACGACCACGGCGAGCGTCCGCCGCTGCAGCGCACCGCGCGCACCCGGGTCGGCCCGCAGGAGCTCGGCGGTGCGTGCGACGGCGTCGGGCGACGGCACGGCTGCCTCCCGGCGGTCGGGCGGCGCACGCTGCGCCGCGGGACGTGGTCTGCCCCGGAGCAGACCACGCCGCCGCCCTCCCGGTCCACCCTGGCCCCTCGTCTGCCCGGAGGTCTGCCGACGAACGGGCTCCTGCTCACGGTTCGAGACCCGCTGGCGTGAGCCGGAGCCCGGTCGTCGCCGCCCGGTCAGGGGTGGGCGGGCGCAGGCTGGGTGGGTGGGGTCACGTGGCCGCGCAGGTCACCGTGCCGGAGGTCGGGGCGGGGCCGGTGCCGAGGAAGCCGAACGCCGTCGACGCACCTGCGGCCAGGCGGCCGTTCCACGCCACGTTCCTGGCCGTGACGGTCGTGCCCGAGGTCGTGACGTCCGCCGACCACGCCTGCGCGACGGCGCCGCCCGTGGGGAGCGTGAACGTCGTCGACCAGCCGTCGACCGCCGACGTCCCGGCCGTGACGGTCACGGCCGCCTGGTAGCCCCCGGGCCAGCTGCTGACCACCTGGAGCGTCGCGCGGCACGTGGGACCGGCGGGCGTGGGCGACGGGCTCGGCGTGGGTGTCGGGGTCGGCGAGGAGGTCGGTGTGGGCGTGGGCGTCGCGGTCACCGTGGGCGTGGGCGTGGGCGTGGGCGTGGGCGTGGGCGTGGGTGTCGGGGTCGGGCCGGTGCCCAGCGGCAGGTCCGCCAGGACGTCGGTCAGGCTCGCGGCGATGCGGCGGTGGTCCGCCAGCGAGGGGTGCCAGTGGCAGCCGGTGAGGTCGAGCGGGACGGCGCTGTAGTCCCAGTGCACGACGCGGTCGTCACCGGCGGCGACCTCCGCGTCGACGACCTGCTGCACGAGCCCCGGCAGGTCCGGGCCGCCGTAGGTGGTCGAGCTGAGCACGAGGTGCGTCTGCGGGCCGTACCGCGCGCGCAGCGTGTCGACGAAGCCCGCGTAGGCGTCGAGGTACGCCGCGCGCAGCGACGCCGCGGTCCACGGCTCGCCCGCGCCCACCGGCGTGGAGAAGTCGTTGACGCCCAGGCCGACCACGACGACGTCGGGCTGCCAGCTCGCGGGCCGCTGCCACACGTCGCCCGCGACGGCCAGCAGCGCGCGGTCCGCGTACGTCCGGTAGCTGGTGCCGGGCTCGCCGCCGCCGTAGTTGCGCACCATGCCGCGGCCCGAGAACGCGTTGACCTGGTAGTCGGCCCCCAGCTCGCGCGAGGCGATCGCGCCGAACGACAGGTCCGCGTTGGTGGTGCGCTGCACCTGGTCGCCCGTGCAGTCGCGACTGGTGGACTCGTTGCCGTAGCCGGCGGTGAGCGAGTCGCCCACGAGCTCGATCTGCAGGTCCCGCGGCGCGGGCGCGGGCAGCACCTCGCCGCCCGGCACCGCGACGAACCCGCCGAACGTGCTCGTGGCCCACGGGCTCTCGCTGCGCTTGACCACCCGGATCGTGTGCGCGGTGTCCGCCAGGCCGCTGACCTGGTGCGTCGTGCTCCCGGGCGTCACCAGGGTCTCGACGCGCACACCGTCGACGACGACGTCGTAGTCGTTGACCGCGTCGTCGAGCACGATGCCGACGCCCGTGCCGCGGAACCGGCCCTCGAACGAGACCCCCGGCCAGCTGTACCGCAGCACGCCGTCGCCGGGCACGACCCGACCGGCGGTGTGCACGGTCGCGGCCAGGTCGTCGGTCGTCGCGGCGGGCGCCGCCGCCGCCGTCCCGGTGAGCAGCGCCCCCGCGGCGGCCAGCGCCGCCAGGCCCGTCGTGACGCGCACGTGTCGCACTCCCGTCTCCTCCCCGCGGGCCCCGCCCGCGCCTCGGCGGCACCGCCGCGTGCGCGACGTGCCACGGACGTCGTACCGCGCGGCGCAGTCGGGGTGCACGAGGTGAAGCGTTTCTGCCCGTCGACCGGCTGAGGCGTCCTCGTCGCGACGGGGTACCGCGAGCGCCCGCTGTCGGCCAGACTGCCGGACGGGGGCCGTGACCTGCCCCGACGCGGGCCGACGGCGGCGCCGCCGACACCGCCAGGGGGACCCGTGACCACGACCGAGCAGACCGGCACCCGCGCAGGACGCCCCGGCGCCCGCCGACGGCTCGTCGTGGGGGGAGGGGTGCTCGTCGTGCTCGCCCTCGTTGCGGCCGGCGCGTTCGCGACAGGGGTCGGCAGGCCCGCCGAGCCCGTGACCGGTGACCTGGTCCGCGTCCTGGCGACCAACGGTCGTGAGGGCTACGTCCGCAGCGACGACCTCCAGCCCCCGGAGCTCGTCCCGGCGAACCCTGAGGAGGCTGGCGCCCTCCAGGCGGCACGGGACGAGGCGTCGGGACGGGCGTTCGTCGCCTCGCTCGCCGAGGGCCTCGGCGCGGCGGTCGACGTGGAGGACGAGATTGCAGGGCGGGCGTACGACGAGACCCGTCGAGCCGTGTATCGCGGCAGCACTGCTGCCGCGCTCGCGGTGCTGGAAGACCGCCTGGGTCTCGACCCGGACCGGCTCGCGTCCGGGGACGTGCGGGCGCTGCTGGACGAGGCGGTCCTGGCGGGTGAGCGGGCGGTGCAGCGGGAGATCCCGGTGTACGACGACGACCGGACCACGCGCATCGGCGTGTTCGTCGTCGGGTAGCGGCGGTCAGCGGCCGAGGCCGTCGAGGCCGCCGCCGAGCACGTTCGCGCCGATGAGCACGAGCACGGCGGCCGTGAGGGCGGCGCTGTGCGTGACCATGAGCGCGCGCGTGCGGTCGAGCGCCGCGGCGCCGGCGGTGCCGCCGACGAGCCCCACCGCCACGGCGGCGAGCACGGTCGACGACGCGAGGAGCACGAACACCCCGACCGCGACCGCGAGCGTCGCGCCCCGCACGCCCGTCTCGACGACGGCCGCGACCGCCGCGGACGCCAGGACGAGGTTCTTGGGGTTGGCGCCGCCCAGCAGCAGGCCCGTCCGAAGGGCGCCGCCCGGGGACGCGGTGGCCAGCGAAGCCATCCACGCCGGTGGCTCCTTGGGGCCGTCGCCGGCGCGGCGCAGCCAGGTGCGCACGCCGAGCACGACGAGCGCGGCGCCGGCCAGGACGCGCGCGACGTCGACGACGGTGGCGGTGGTGCTCGCCGCGTCCGCGGCCCCGGAGAGCAGGAGCACCGCCAGCGCCGTGGCCGCACCGAGCCCGAGCAGCCACCCGAGCGCGAACGCCGGCCCGGTGCGGCGCCCGTGCGTGCCGCTGACCACCACGACGACGCCGATGACGGGGAACGGGCTCAGGGCGACCGCGAGCGCGGGCGTCAGCACCGCCCCGAGCGCCTGCAGCAGCACGGCGACCACCCCCGCGCCGACGCTACCGCCGGCCGGTGCGTACCGCCGGGAGGCCGGGTGCGGGCCGGGGCGCCGGTGTCACGCGTCCGTGCAGGCCACGGACGCGGGCGAGGCGAGATCGGGCAGCGGGGTGTCGATCGCGAGCCCGACGGCGGTGCGGATGCGGGCGACGGGTGCGACGGCCTGCTCCTGCAGAGCCGCGCAGTCGTCGACGTCCCAGAGGACGACGAGCCAGCCGCCGTCGCCGGCCTCGGAGCGGGCGGGCAGGGGTTGGGCGTCGCCGAGCGGCGAGCCGGGGGCGGGGGTGCCGGGTCCGCCCGGACCGAAGGGGTCGTCGTCGGGGGCGCCGGCGGGCGTGGTCTCGAGCCACGCACCCAGCACGCGGGCACCCGGCACGTCGTCGACGCCGAGGACGTCGACGGGGCCGACGCCGCCGCGCTCGAGCACGACGCCGACGAGGACGCGCCCGTCGCCGAGGTCGTCGGCCGCGCCGCCGCCGCTGTGCGCGTCGGTCAGCCGGGGGACGGGTGCGGTCGACCACCAGGCGCCGACGAGCAGCAGGGCGGAGAGGGCCGCGGTGAGCGCGACCGTGCGCCGGCGGGGTGCCGGGACGAGGCCGAGCACCTGCGGGTCGGCGGTCGAGCCGGGGGTGGTGGGGTCGGACGTCATTGGCCTAATGTACTGTGCCAATGGTTCGAACGGAACGACACCGGAGGTGATGGCGTGGGATCCGCCGTCCTGCTCGTCGTCCCCCTGCTGCTGCTGGCCGTCCTGGTCGCGGCCGCCGCGCGGGTCCGCCCCTCGCCGCACGACGTCGCCTGGCTCGCCGGGGGCTCCCTCGTGCCCGCCGACGAGGAGACCGTCGTGCGCCGGTACCTCGCACGGCACCGCACGCACCGGCTCGTCGGAGGGCTGCTCGGCGTCGCGCTGGCCGTTGTCGTCGGCATCCGCTGGTACGGCACCGTGCGGGTGGGCGTGGGCGACCTCAGCCCGCTGGCCGACGTGCTCTTCCTCGGCGTCGCCGGGGTGGTCGTCGGTGCCCTGGTCGCCGAGTCGTTCCGGCTGCCGCGGGTGCGAGGGCCGGTGAGCGCGTCCCTCGCGCCGCGCGAGCCGCTGCCGGGTGCGCCGCACGTGCGGGTCGCGCGCGGCGTCGCCACGGGTGCGGTCGCCGTCACGGTGCTCGCGCTCGCGCTCGGCAGCACCGGGCCGGTCGTCGCGTGCGTGCTGGGTGTCGCGGTCGTGGGGCTCGCCGAGCTCACGCGCGCCCGCGTCGTCGGACGCCGCCGGCCGGTCCTCACGCCGCGCGCGGAGCGGCTCGACGCCCGGCTGCGGGCCTTCGCGGCGGGCTCGGTCGCGCACCTCGAGCTCTCGACGGCGGTGCTCACGCTCACCTGGGTCGTCTCCACGGCCGTCACCGCCGACGCCGCGTGGTGGGGGCCCGTCCAGGTGGTGGCCGTGCTCGCCGGGCTCGTCGTGTCCGTCGTCCAGCTGCTCGCCGCGCGCCCGCGCCCGCCGCGCGGCTGGGAGCCGGGGTGGGCGCCGGCGTGATCGTCCAGGTCGACCCGGCGTCGTCCGTCCCGGTCTTCGAGCAGCTCCGCGAGCAGGTGGCGCGCCTCATCGCGTCCGGTGCGCTCCCCGTGGGCGCCCGGCTGCCGACGATCCGGCACCTGGCCGCCGACCTGGGGATCGCGCGCGGCACCGTGCAGCGCGTCTACGACGAGCTCGCGCGCGAGGGGTGGGTGCGCTCGGCCGGGCGCCACGGCACCGTCGTCGCCGACGCCCGCCCCGCACCCGACGCCGGGGCGCTCGACGAGGCGGCCGACCGGCTGGCGCTCGTCGCCCTCCAGCTCGGCGTCGCGGGCCCCGACGTGCACGCCGCGCTCGACCGCGCGCTGGGCCGGCTGGGTACCGACGACGTCCGCCCGTCGTGACCGCGACCGTCCAGGTGGTGC
This region includes:
- a CDS encoding ATP-binding protein, which translates into the protein MVYRRRVVDDLIDELFEHLGAIALEGAKGVGKTATATQRAATILTLTDPRRREVLEADLDLVTAAPAPVLVDEWQLVPAIWDRVRHAVDDDGTGGRFLLTGSAGPAPGTRIHSGAGRIVSLPMRPLAVSERGLGEPTVSLRALLAGGRPDVDGATDVDLATYTEEILRSGFPGIRDLPQRARQVQLDSYVTRIVDRELPENGVAVRRPRTLRAWLAAYGAATATDASWSTILDAATAGETKKPARQTVDTYRDHLERLFVLDPLPAWSPTFAPLRRLTRGPKHHLVDPAIAARLVGVGADGLLRGDGTRVAAQTGTWLGALFESLVTQSVRVYATAADAQVGHLRTKGTDHEVDLVVEGSDRRAVAMEVKLAATVGDQDVRHLLWLGEQLGDRLADSVVVTTGPFAYRRPDGIAVVPLALLGP
- a CDS encoding alpha/beta hydrolase, whose product is MTAAPSSRLPGDQPAPTRSLARRAGLGLRALVGAALVVAPVAVVASTGDTVAHQHPALAVLLAVSLLAGVLVLVRGVVLARRPARPAGRRVLRAVGAVAGYGALAVLAGVAWWLRPFPATDVALAALAPDDAVDVQETAGWYAFVPQGTEPTTGLVYSPGARVDVRATAAVLRPLAEAGYLVVALKEPLGIALTSPDQSAQAMAAFDGVDRWAVGGHSLGGVAAAQFAAGHDDEVDGLLLHASYPIGDMSGADLLVTSVWAGEDGLTTAADVEASRANLPATTRFVEVPGAVHAFFADYGPQPGDGTPLVPREQAQAEILTADLALLASVAG
- a CDS encoding contact-dependent growth inhibition system immunity protein — protein: MTRPEHASWAHGPTLDELDPPASPAAPPDATRLVRRAHELRTVPVEQLTTEDLRLLLGQRVAPAVLVPRALDLLADDPWCEGHMYPGDLLSAVLRLPADHWARHPEDLVRVRGVLVRVDPGHPEHPGTDGPLGQALVAWQEPGGR
- a CDS encoding MFS transporter, translated to MPSPDAVARTAELLRADPGARGALQRRTLAVVVASQVLGGAGLAAGITVGALLAEQMLGVPGLSGLPIALFTLGAAITAFGVGRLTQRSGRRPGLAAGFGAGGLGAFGVVAAAATGSVPLLLVSLLVYGAGSATNLQARYAGADLAPAEGRGTAVSVALVSTTLGAVAGPNLVGPLGVLAERAGLPALAGPFVLAGVAYLAAGAVLLALLRPDPFLVARHLDEQTAATDADAHPDGTPRAAPRAGVGATVGATVMVLTQIAMVAIMTMTPVHMRTHHHDLSTIGLVISVHIGAMYLPSLVTGRLVDRVGRTPMAVSAAVVLLLAGVTGALAPTGSTPMMLLSLTLLGLGWNIGLIAGTALVVDATTPADRARTQGSIDVLVALSGAGGGVASGLVMQATSWTALALAGGALSLLLLPVLAWARRTRR
- a CDS encoding cellulose binding domain-containing protein, which codes for MRVTTGLAALAAAGALLTGTAAAAPAATTDDLAATVHTAGRVVPGDGVLRYSWPGVSFEGRFRGTGVGIVLDDAVNDYDVVVDGVRVETLVTPGSTTHQVSGLADTAHTIRVVKRSESPWATSTFGGFVAVPGGEVLPAPAPRDLQIELVGDSLTAGYGNESTSRDCTGDQVQRTTNADLSFGAIASRELGADYQVNAFSGRGMVRNYGGGEPGTSYRTYADRALLAVAGDVWQRPASWQPDVVVVGLGVNDFSTPVGAGEPWTAASLRAAYLDAYAGFVDTLRARYGPQTHLVLSSTTYGGPDLPGLVQQVVDAEVAAGDDRVVHWDYSAVPLDLTGCHWHPSLADHRRIAASLTDVLADLPLGTGPTPTPTPTPTPTPTPTPTVTATPTPTPTSSPTPTPTPSPSPTPAGPTCRATLQVVSSWPGGYQAAVTVTAGTSAVDGWSTTFTLPTGGAVAQAWSADVTTSGTTVTARNVAWNGRLAAGASTAFGFLGTGPAPTSGTVTCAAT
- a CDS encoding GAP family protein, with protein sequence MLLQALGAVLTPALAVALSPFPVIGVVVVVSGTHGRRTGPAFALGWLLGLGAATALAVLLLSGAADAASTTATVVDVARVLAGAALVVLGVRTWLRRAGDGPKEPPAWMASLATASPGGALRTGLLLGGANPKNLVLASAAVAAVVETGVRGATLAVAVGVFVLLASSTVLAAVAVGLVGGTAGAAALDRTRALMVTHSAALTAAVLVLIGANVLGGGLDGLGR
- a CDS encoding GntR family transcriptional regulator, giving the protein MIVQVDPASSVPVFEQLREQVARLIASGALPVGARLPTIRHLAADLGIARGTVQRVYDELAREGWVRSAGRHGTVVADARPAPDAGALDEAADRLALVALQLGVAGPDVHAALDRALGRLGTDDVRPS